The Manis javanica isolate MJ-LG chromosome 13, MJ_LKY, whole genome shotgun sequence region AATGGGAGGAGCGTTTTGTTCAGTAAACTCGTGCTCCAGCCTTGTGGCTTTTTCCTGCCATGCTCCAGCTGGGTGAGGTGGGTTCCGGGGTCTGGTGGATGGAGAGAGGAAGTGTCCGCGTCCAGAATGGTCGGAGAGCGGTAGGATGCGGAGGAGACGTAATTGGGTGGGAGATCTGAGAATGTCTGTTGGGGCGGTGACTTCTGCCCTCCTTGCCACCCAGGTCTGCACAGATATTAACGAGTGTGAGACAGGACAGCATAATTGCGTCCCGAACTCCGTGTGCATCAACACTCTGGTAAGGCCCAGGAAGAAAGGTGGAGGGTTAGGGGGTGCGCAGCAGCAGGAGGGCCAGACTGACCGCTCGCGGCCCTGGGCGCAGGGCTCCTTCCAGTGCGGCCCGTGCCAGCCCGGCTTCGTTGGCGACCAGGCATCTGGCTGCCGTCCCCGCGCGCAGCGCTTCTGCCCCGACGGCACGCCCAGCCCGTGCCATGAGAAGGCTGACTGCATCCTGGAACGCGACGGCTCACGATCCTGCGTGGTGAGCGCGGGCGGACCAGGAGGGGCGTGGGATGGGGATGCGGGCAGGGAAGCAATCAGGCCGAGGCACCCACTCACTAACTCCTCCGCAGTGCGCCGTCGGCTGGGCAGGCAACGGGCTCCTCTGCGGCCGAGACACAGACTTGGACGGCTTCCCGGACGAGAAGCTGCGTTGCTCTGAGCGCCAGTGCCGCAAGGTGGGCAGGGGCCCGGAGGGCGTGGCCTGTGCGGTGGTGGACGGGGCTCCATGGCCATGCCCCTCATGCCCACTGTGCCCACCCCTAGGACAACTGCGTGACGGTGCCCAACTCAGGGCAGGAGGATGTGGATCGCGATGGCATCGGAGACGCCTGTGATCTGGATGCAGATGGGGACGGCGTCCCCAACGAGGCGGTGGGTCCTGGGCGAGGCTGGGTAGGGCGTGGCTTGGGAGAGGGGTATGGCCTCAGAGGCTGGACTCGCGGGTCCTGGAGGTATGAGGGGGCCTCAGAGGTAGGCTGGTCTGCGGAGTGACCTTAACCCCTCCAGGCCTGACTCTTCCCCCTTAACCTGACCTGTCCCCCACCAGGACAACTGTCCCCTGGTGCGGAACCCAGACCAGCGCAATGCGGACAGCGACAAATGGGGCGATGCTTGCGACAACTGCCGGTCCCAGAAGAACGACGACCAAAAGGACACAGATCGGGACGGCAAAGGCGACGCCTGCGACGACGACATCGACGGAGATCGTGAGCactgaggcagggggcaggggcgaGGGGCAGAGCTTGGCCGGGGGCGGGGCTCGGCGGGTTTGGAAAGCCCAGGAAGTGAGCTCGCCTAGGGCGAAAAGAATGTGGACGTCCGTTCATGAAGCCTCTACAACGCTCGGGCGCCAGCACGAGTACTTGGTTTAACTTAGTAGCTTTTGGGAGCCGAAGGGAAGGGTTGAACTCTGTATGGCGGTGGGCCAGCCCCAGGTCTGCACCTACCCTCCTGAGGTCAGCCAGGCCCAGCCCCCATCTGGGGATCCTGATCTGTCCCCCTGTTTCCCACAGGGATCCGCAACACGGTGGACAACTGCCCCCGGGTGCCCAATTCAGACCAGAAGGACAGTGATGGCGATGGTGTAGGGGATGCCTGCGACAACTGCCCCCAGAAGAGCAACCCGGACCAGGTGAGCGCAGGCCGGCCCCGGCAGGTCCGACTCCCCGGAGAGCCCCGGCCGGCTTGGGGGGCGCTCCTCGGCGTCCGGAGGACCTTGGCTCGAACTGGGGTAAGTGGAAGGCTTCTGAATTCCACTGCCCTGATCCTGGATCCCTGcgtcctccctgccccaccccccagggGGATGTGGACCACGACTTCGTGGGAGATGCTTGTGACAGCGACCAAGACCAGTAAGGAGGCATCTGGGGTGCGGGCGGGGACTCGAGTGGGCAGCCCTGACGCCACCCTCTGGAGAGCTCATCGTCACTGTCCCGCTCGCCCATCCAGGGATGGGGATGGGCACCAGGACTCGAGGGACAACTGCCCCACCGTGCCCAACAGCGCCCAGCAGGACTCGGACCACGATGGCCAGGGTGACGCCTGCGACGAGGACGACGACAACGATGGAGTCCCCGACAGACGGGACAACTGCCGCTTGGTGCCCAACCCAGGCCAGGAAGACAAGGATCGTaaggcagggggcagggcctTGTGTGGGGCCGGGCCAGTGTCGCCGCCACAGGGACAGGGTTTAGGGTGGGCGTGGAGGGAGCAGGGGCACGTGGGGGCGGGGCCTCATGGGGGCGTGGATAGGCCTGGGGCGTAGCCTGGCGCTAACGCCACCGCCCGGGCGGGGTCTCCAATCTCTTAGGGGACGGCGTCGGCGACGTGTGCCAGGGCGACTTCGACGCCGACCAGGTGGTGGACAAGATCGATGTGTGTCCGGAGAACGCCGAAGTCACCCTCACTGACTTCCGGGCCTTCCAGACAGTCGTGCTGGACCCCGAGGGCGACGCGCAGATAGACCCCAACTGGGTGGTGCTCAACCAGGTGGGGGCGGGGCCCAGGACCCTCGCAGCAGGGTCTAACCTGGAGACCGGGAGCCGGGGGCCCCCACGGCCGGCCTGAGACCCTTTTTTCTTTGACCCCGTCAGGGGATGGAGATCGTGCAGACAATGAACAGCGACCCTGGCC contains the following coding sequences:
- the COMP gene encoding cartilage oligomeric matrix protein, with product MVPAAACVLLLILAALGASGQGQTPLGGDLGPQMLRELQETNAALQDVRELLRQQVKEITFLKNTVMECDACGMQPARTPGLSVRPLAHCAPGFCFPGVACTQTASGARCGPCPAGFTGNGSHCADINECNAHPCFPRVRCINISPGFRCEACPPGYSGPTHEGVGLAFAKANKQVCTDINECETGQHNCVPNSVCINTLGSFQCGPCQPGFVGDQASGCRPRAQRFCPDGTPSPCHEKADCILERDGSRSCVCAVGWAGNGLLCGRDTDLDGFPDEKLRCSERQCRKDNCVTVPNSGQEDVDRDGIGDACDLDADGDGVPNEADNCPLVRNPDQRNADSDKWGDACDNCRSQKNDDQKDTDRDGKGDACDDDIDGDRIRNTVDNCPRVPNSDQKDSDGDGVGDACDNCPQKSNPDQGDVDHDFVGDACDSDQDQDGDGHQDSRDNCPTVPNSAQQDSDHDGQGDACDEDDDNDGVPDRRDNCRLVPNPGQEDKDRDGVGDVCQGDFDADQVVDKIDVCPENAEVTLTDFRAFQTVVLDPEGDAQIDPNWVVLNQGMEIVQTMNSDPGLAVGYTAFNGVDFEGTFHVNTVTDDDYAGFIFGYQDSSSFYVVMWKQMEQTYWQANPFRAVAEPGIQLKVVKSSTGPGEQLRNALWHTGDTASQVRLLWKDPRNVGWKDKTSYRWFLQHRPQVGYIRVRFYEGSELVADSNVVLDTTMRGGRLGVFCFSQENIIWANLRYRCNDTIPEDYETQRLLQA